Proteins found in one Bacteroidales bacterium genomic segment:
- a CDS encoding type III pantothenate kinase, translating to MNLIIDIGNTLIKMSLFKGNDCLELSKSKKNDVSSLLRGIKKMKNNFPDTERVILSSVSIVSEVLTSFLRENFTRFINFNFKTKIPVRNYYNTPETLGKDRIAAVVAAYNIFKGYNVLIFDAGTALTVDFISNTGEYYGGSISPGIMMRYKALNNYTENLPLVEVDEDFSDIFGASTKDAIKAGVQNGIINEVEAYIKIYKEKYKDLKVIFTGGDTFFFEKRLKSEIFADPNLVMKGLNIILNYNE from the coding sequence ATGAATCTCATAATTGATATAGGGAACACACTAATTAAAATGTCATTATTTAAGGGGAATGATTGTTTAGAATTGTCTAAATCAAAAAAGAATGATGTAAGCAGCTTATTAAGAGGTATTAAAAAGATGAAAAATAACTTCCCTGATACTGAAAGAGTAATTTTATCATCAGTATCAATTGTAAGTGAAGTTTTAACAAGTTTTTTGAGAGAAAATTTTACAAGGTTTATAAATTTTAATTTTAAAACGAAAATTCCTGTAAGGAATTATTACAATACACCTGAAACACTTGGGAAAGACAGAATTGCTGCTGTTGTTGCAGCATACAATATTTTTAAAGGATATAACGTTTTAATTTTTGATGCCGGAACAGCTCTTACTGTTGATTTTATCAGTAATACCGGCGAATATTACGGCGGAAGTATATCTCCGGGCATTATGATGCGATACAAAGCTTTAAATAATTATACAGAAAACTTACCTTTGGTTGAAGTTGATGAAGATTTTTCCGATATATTCGGAGCATCAACGAAAGATGCAATTAAAGCCGGTGTCCAAAACGGAATCATAAATGAAGTTGAGGCTTATATCAAAATCTATAAAGAAAAATATAAGGATTTAAAAGTAATTTTTACAGGTGGAGACACATTTTTTTTTGAAAAAAGATTAAAAAGTGAAATATTTGCAGACCCAAATCTTGTGATGAAGGGTTTAAACATAATTTTAAATTATAATGAATAA
- a CDS encoding DUF6150 family protein: MKNKLFFGLLLISAITLSIDKPQKNQISGTGSGGTKIFVVDYDYQADIKVFVVNYDYQADLKVFKTKYDYQANDEGKWYFTDYDYQADKKIYFTDYDYQADLKIYFVDYDYQAGWNNRSKMHLMF; encoded by the coding sequence ATGAAAAATAAATTATTTTTTGGTTTATTATTAATTTCTGCAATTACTCTCTCAATTGATAAGCCTCAAAAAAATCAAATTTCGGGAACCGGTTCAGGCGGCACAAAAATTTTTGTAGTTGATTATGATTATCAAGCTGATATTAAAGTGTTTGTTGTAAATTATGATTATCAGGCTGATTTAAAGGTGTTTAAAACAAAGTATGATTATCAAGCCAATGATGAAGGAAAATGGTATTTTACAGATTATGACTACCAAGCAGATAAAAAAATTTATTTTACAGACTACGATTATCAAGCAGACTTAAAGATATATTTTGTTGATTATGATTATCAGGCAGGATGGAACAACAGGTCTAAAATGCATTTAATGTTTTAG
- a CDS encoding MBL fold metallo-hydrolase, whose translation MNLYKIETGNLKLDGGAMFGVVPKALWQNLYPADEKNLCNWAMRCLLIETEDRKVLIDTGMGDKQGKKFFSYYLPNGDETLESSLKENGFTTEGITDVILTHLHFDHVGGAVKYNEKKELVPVFPNAIYHVSKSQWELAVNPNRREKASFLPENFIPLQEHKQLNLIEEEGEIIPGIEIKIFDGHTVGQIIPYIKYKNKTIVYGGDLFPSTAHIPMPYIMSYDTQPLITLKDKKRFFDDAVKHDHILFFEHDIYNECCTLIENEKGVRVKDLFTLKEFIKNN comes from the coding sequence ATGAACTTATACAAAATTGAAACAGGAAATTTAAAATTAGACGGAGGAGCAATGTTCGGAGTTGTTCCTAAAGCATTATGGCAGAATTTATATCCCGCTGACGAAAAAAACTTATGTAATTGGGCCATGCGATGCTTGTTGATTGAAACGGAAGACAGGAAAGTCTTAATTGATACAGGAATGGGAGATAAGCAAGGCAAAAAGTTCTTCAGTTATTATTTACCAAACGGAGATGAAACTCTTGAATCTTCATTAAAAGAGAACGGCTTTACTACTGAAGGCATTACCGATGTTATTTTAACCCATTTGCATTTTGACCATGTCGGGGGTGCCGTTAAGTATAATGAAAAGAAAGAACTTGTACCTGTATTTCCCAATGCAATTTATCATGTCAGTAAATCTCAATGGGAATTAGCCGTAAATCCTAACAGAAGAGAAAAGGCATCTTTTCTTCCTGAAAACTTCATCCCTTTACAAGAGCATAAGCAATTAAATCTGATTGAAGAAGAGGGAGAGATCATTCCCGGTATTGAAATAAAGATATTTGACGGCCATACAGTAGGACAGATCATTCCTTATATAAAATATAAAAATAAGACAATAGTTTACGGAGGAGATCTTTTTCCTTCAACAGCACATATTCCAATGCCGTATATAATGAGTTATGATACACAACCTTTAATAACTCTAAAAGACAAAAAACGTTTTTTTGATGATGCCGTAAAACATGATCATATTTTATTTTTTGAGCATGATATTTATAATGAATGTTGCACATTAATTGAAAATGAGAAAGGTGTAAGGGTAAAAGACCTTTTCACACTGAAAGAATTTATTAAAAATAATTAG
- the def gene encoding peptide deformylase codes for MILPVHIIGSSVLRKVAVDIDKDYQDIKILIENMYDTMHSSEGVGLAAPQTGKSIRLFIVDASPMAEDEPELKDLKKTFINARITEKKGGLTLSNEGCLSIPDIREDVLRYPEITIEYVDENFEKHTEKFEGTAAVIIQHEYDHLEGILFTDKVSALRKKFLKRKLANIAKGSFNRKYKVILGEKYR; via the coding sequence ATGATTTTACCCGTACATATAATCGGCTCATCGGTTCTCAGAAAGGTTGCAGTTGATATTGATAAAGATTATCAAGATATTAAAATATTGATTGAAAATATGTATGACACCATGCACAGCTCTGAAGGAGTTGGTTTGGCTGCTCCGCAAACAGGAAAATCAATCAGATTATTTATTGTAGATGCTTCACCGATGGCTGAAGATGAACCGGAATTAAAAGACCTGAAAAAGACATTTATTAATGCTCGTATTACAGAGAAAAAAGGAGGTTTAACGCTTTCAAATGAAGGATGTTTAAGCATCCCTGATATTAGAGAAGATGTTTTAAGATATCCGGAGATTACTATTGAATATGTTGATGAAAATTTTGAGAAGCATACAGAAAAATTTGAAGGAACTGCTGCAGTAATTATTCAACATGAATATGATCATCTTGAGGGGATCTTATTTACAGATAAAGTTTCAGCATTAAGGAAAAAGTTTTTGAAAAGAAAATTAGCTAATATTGCAAAAGGAAGTTTTAACAGAAAATATAAAGTAATTCTCGGAGAAAAATACAGATAA
- the ruvX gene encoding Holliday junction resolvase RuvX, whose product MGRILSIDYGRKRVGIAVSDPLKIIATGLTTVHSKDIFEFLRDYLNNEEVETIVVGYPKDLKNNDAESMRFVKPFIKKLHKTFPDTEIDIYDERFTSKLAKIAMIEGGLKKKDRQNKAIIDKLSAVIILQSYMDYRKFKEK is encoded by the coding sequence TTGGGAAGAATATTATCAATAGATTACGGAAGAAAACGTGTAGGGATTGCTGTCAGTGATCCTCTCAAGATTATTGCAACCGGGTTAACAACAGTGCATTCAAAAGATATATTTGAATTTTTGAGAGATTATTTAAATAATGAAGAAGTTGAAACAATTGTTGTCGGATACCCGAAAGATCTTAAAAATAATGATGCAGAATCTATGAGATTTGTAAAACCGTTTATTAAAAAGTTACATAAAACCTTCCCCGATACTGAAATAGATATTTATGACGAAAGATTTACTTCTAAATTAGCAAAAATTGCAATGATTGAAGGAGGTTTAAAAAAGAAAGATCGTCAAAATAAAGCAATAATTGATAAGTTAAGTGCAGTAATAATTTTACAATCTTATATGGATTACAGAAAATTTAAAGAAAAATGA
- a CDS encoding very short patch repair endonuclease codes for MDRHSKEQRRKNMQAVKSKGSKIEIVLGKALWKKGIRYRKNVKNIFGKPDFAIKKYKVAVFCDSEFWHGKDWSQKKSEIKSNKEFWYKKIERSIERDKEVNIKLNEEGWIVIRFWEKEILKRTDECVQIVIDSVKSRQAENIKF; via the coding sequence ATGGACAGACACAGTAAAGAGCAAAGACGAAAAAATATGCAAGCTGTAAAGTCCAAAGGTTCAAAAATTGAGATTGTACTCGGAAAAGCTTTGTGGAAAAAAGGAATAAGATACAGAAAGAATGTAAAAAATATTTTTGGCAAACCGGATTTTGCAATTAAAAAATATAAAGTCGCCGTTTTTTGCGACAGCGAATTTTGGCACGGAAAAGATTGGTCTCAAAAAAAATCAGAAATAAAATCGAATAAAGAGTTTTGGTATAAAAAAATTGAAAGGAGTATAGAGAGAGATAAAGAAGTTAATATTAAATTAAATGAAGAAGGTTGGATTGTTATAAGATTTTGGGAAAAAGAAATTTTAAAAAGAACTGATGAATGTGTTCAAATAGTTATTGATTCAGTAAAAAGCAGGCAGGCAGAAAATATCAAATTCTAA